A region of Piscinibacter gummiphilus DNA encodes the following proteins:
- a CDS encoding septal ring lytic transglycosylase RlpA family protein — translation MTETSRHAPPTLTRSLAASCVVTLALLLAACASGPGKAPSGRDGPEARPPSGLSDVPDAQPRVEPIRSGGPNKPYEVLGKDYSPMREDGELTERGLASWYGKKFHGRKTASGETYNMYAMTAAHKTMPIPSYARVRNPKNGREIIVRVNDRGPFHAGRVIDLSYTAALKLGVLNGVAPVEVERITFEQIRTGSWQRGNTAPAAPAPEPEPVVVATAPVAPPPVVPAPATVPDTPPTVAATVAAQGFWVQLGAFKQRDGAEQFQRRVSDELDWLAPQLAVFSEPSMYRLQAGPYPSRSEAQGTADRIRSVLQLVPVIVEKRR, via the coding sequence ATGACCGAGACTTCCCGCCACGCACCGCCGACCCTGACCCGCTCGCTCGCCGCCTCGTGCGTGGTGACGCTCGCGCTGCTGCTGGCCGCGTGTGCCTCCGGTCCGGGCAAGGCCCCGTCGGGCCGCGACGGCCCCGAGGCCCGCCCGCCCTCCGGCCTGTCGGACGTGCCCGATGCGCAGCCCCGCGTGGAGCCCATCCGCAGCGGCGGACCGAACAAGCCCTACGAGGTGCTCGGCAAGGACTACTCGCCGATGCGCGAGGACGGTGAACTGACCGAACGCGGCCTCGCGTCCTGGTACGGCAAGAAGTTCCACGGCCGCAAGACCGCGAGCGGCGAGACGTACAACATGTACGCGATGACGGCCGCGCACAAGACGATGCCGATCCCGAGCTACGCCCGCGTGCGCAACCCGAAGAACGGCCGCGAGATCATCGTGCGCGTGAACGACCGCGGGCCCTTCCACGCAGGCCGCGTGATCGACCTCAGCTACACCGCGGCGCTCAAGCTCGGCGTGCTCAACGGTGTCGCGCCGGTGGAGGTGGAGCGCATCACCTTCGAGCAGATCCGCACCGGCAGCTGGCAGCGCGGCAACACCGCGCCCGCGGCGCCCGCGCCGGAACCCGAACCCGTGGTCGTGGCCACGGCACCGGTCGCGCCGCCGCCCGTGGTTCCCGCGCCGGCCACGGTGCCGGACACCCCCCCCACGGTGGCCGCCACCGTCGCGGCGCAAGGCTTCTGGGTGCAGCTCGGGGCGTTCAAGCAGCGCGACGGCGCCGAGCAGTTCCAGCGCCGCGTGTCCGACGAACTCGACTGGCTCGCGCCGCAGCTCGCGGTGTTCAGCGAGCCGTCGATGTACCGCCTCCAGGCCGGGCCCTACCCGAGCCGCAGCGAGGCGCAGGGCACGGCGGACCGCATCCGCAGCGTGCTGCAGCTCGTGCCGGTGATCGTCGAGAAGCGCCGGTAG